The proteins below come from a single Eucalyptus grandis isolate ANBG69807.140 chromosome 3, ASM1654582v1, whole genome shotgun sequence genomic window:
- the LOC104438881 gene encoding cytochrome P450 CYP736A12, with protein MDSPHLRPLHPLPLQRPSAPKQETAFHLQMETSPLLVLSTTLLITLYLFFRHLRCRQPHKLPPGPPPLPVIGNLHQLGNLPHRCLHSLAKSYGPIMFLRLGNKPTVVVSSPEAAELVLKTYDGIFSSRPSVDALRHMSYGNKGMAFAESGAYWRGMKKLCTLQLLSTAKVESFAPMRREELGRVVRRVRAAAAEHEVVDVSAEVGQLIADLACRMILGCSTRDKFNLKPVIHDGLNLAGAFNLADYVPLLGALDLQGITRRAKAVNRAVDKVLEDIIREHEEVTTGKYEGDFIDTLLAGMGHPMNGSPQDDEPVHGLGRTNIKALALDMIAASYETSSTAIEWAMSELIRHPHAMKRLQRELEAAVGLGRTVEEADLPKLNYMDMVVKESFRLYPPAPLLIPHESTEGIEMGGYYIPKGTRVIVNAWALGRDAGAWAEDPEEFRPERFADSGVDVKGRDFQLVPFGSGRRSCPGMHLGLVNVRLVLAQLVHCFDWELPAGTSPNELDMSEDFGLTMPRAKHLILRPSYRLLV; from the exons ATGGACTCTCCACATCTCCGCCCgcttcatcctcttcctcttcaaagACCTTCTGCGCCAAAACAAGAAACAGCCTTCCACCTGCAAATGGAGACTTCCCCACTCCTCGTTCTCTCGACCACTCTTCTAATAACTCTCTACTTATTCTTCCGCCACCTCCGCTGCCGGCAACCCCACAAGCTGCCGCCGGGGCCGCCACCGCTGCCAGTCATCGGGAACCTCCACCAGCTGGGCAACCTTCCGCACCGCTGCCTCCACAGCCTCGCCAAGTCCTATGGCCCCATCATGTTCCTCCGCCTTGGCAACAAGCCGACGGTAGTGGTCTCATCCCCGGAGGCGGCTGAGCTGGTCCTCAAGACCTATGATGGCATCTTCTCAAGCCGCCCGAGCGTGGACGCCCTGCGCCACATGTCTTACGGCAACAAGGGGATGGCGTTCGCGGAGAGCGGTGCATATTGGAGAGGCATGAAGAAGCTGTGCACGCTGCAGCTGCTGAGCACGGCAAAGGTTGAGTCTTTCGCACCAATGAGGAGGGAAGAGCTGGGGAGGGTGGTCAGGAGGgtgagggcggcggcggcggagcatGAGGTGGTGGACGTGAGCGCGGAGGTGGGGCAGCTGATCGCGGACTTGGCGTGCAGGATGATTTTGGGGTGCAGCACAAGGGATAAGTTCAACTTGAAGCCTGTGATTCACGACGGTCTGAACTTAGCCGGGGCTTTCAATTTGGCAGACTATGTGCCTCTTCTTGGAGCTCTCGATCTTCAG GGAATAACTCGGCGTGCGAAAGCTGTCAATCGAGCCGTGGATAAGGTGCTGGAGGACATCATTAGAGAACACGAGGAAGTCACGACCGGAAAATACGAGGGCGACTTCATAGACACGTTGCTCGCCGGCATGGGCCACCCCATGAACGGCTCGCCGCAAGACGACGAGCCGGTTCACGGGCTGGGTCGGACCAACATCAAGGCCTTGGCCCTCGACATGATCGCCGCGTCGTACGAAACCTCGTCCACCGCGATCGAGTGGGCCATGTCCGAGCTGATCCGCCACCCGCACGCGATGAAACGCCTCCAGCGAGAGCTGGAAGCTGCCGTCGGGTTGGGGCGGACCGTCGAGGAGGCGGATCTGCCGAAGCTGAATTATATGGACATGGTGGTGAAGGAGAGCTTCAGGCTGTATCCGCCGGCCCCGCTCCTGATCCCACACGAGTCCACGGAGGGCATCGAGATGGGGGGATATTACATCCCGAAGGGGACTCGGGTCATCGTGAACGCGTGGGCACTCGGGAGAGACGCCGGCGCTTGGGCGGAGGACCCGGAGGAGTTCCGCCCGGAGAGGTTTGCGGACAGCGGCGTGGACGTCAAGGGGCGGGACTTCCAGCTCGTACCGTTCGGGTCGGGGCGGCGGAGCTGCCCGGGGATGCACTTGGGTCTCGTCAACGTGCGCCTTGTTTTGGCCCAATTAGTGCACTGTTTTGACTGGGAGCTGCCGGCGGGGACGTCGCCGAACGAGCTGGACATGAGCGAGGACTTCGGGTTGACGATGCCGAGGGCGAAGCACTTGATCCTAAGGCCCAGCTATCGCCTGCTCGTTTGA